A single region of the Rhodococcus sp. W8901 genome encodes:
- a CDS encoding DUF5313 family protein, producing the protein MTHSTFPARPSSLAPTGGQRLGYILGRTLPDHLHEWVVRDITGPGATRRYAIRCLVPLVPILVALLLIPGPWIIRIGMVLLLFLPFVYFLLALKAIYLRHRLVSHGLDPELLNAHKQQRLGQERDAYESRYRHGA; encoded by the coding sequence ATGACACACAGCACATTTCCGGCGAGGCCGAGTTCGCTGGCGCCCACCGGCGGTCAGCGCCTCGGCTACATCCTGGGCAGGACGCTTCCCGACCACCTGCACGAGTGGGTTGTCCGGGACATCACCGGGCCGGGCGCCACCCGGCGCTACGCGATCCGTTGTCTGGTTCCGCTGGTCCCGATCCTGGTTGCCCTGCTGTTGATCCCCGGACCGTGGATCATCCGAATCGGCATGGTGCTGTTGCTGTTTCTGCCCTTCGTGTACTTCCTGCTGGCGCTGAAGGCGATCTACCTTCGACACCGCCTCGTCAGCCACGGTCTCGACCCGGAACTGCTCAACGCCCACAAACAACAGCGACTCGGCCAGGAACGAGACGCCTACGAATCGCGTTACCGCCACGGAGCTTGA
- a CDS encoding carbohydrate ABC transporter permease — translation MAFVLLDPPKVPTATNAPTAPSGSPEPQRRSGRRVALGHVALAALAVFSVFPVYWMFATAFRRPEDTLSGSPVPWPLSTESFRYVFDTIPMLSMLLNTFAMAFVVAVSQLLVALLASYAFARWDFVGKRLLFLLFVGSWLVPFQVTMIPNYLLISQMGLLDTVAGVVIPNLCSAFGVMLLRQHMEAFPRELLDASEMDGQGAWASLWRVIVPNMRPALAALGIMLFISAWNEYLWPSLILRNSDALVQIGIRSFLGAEGNNWGAVMAASGIACLPIFLIYMFLQRHVVDAFVRSGLK, via the coding sequence ATGGCCTTCGTCCTCCTCGACCCGCCCAAAGTGCCCACTGCAACCAACGCACCCACCGCGCCGTCCGGATCGCCCGAACCACAGCGCAGGAGCGGTCGCCGAGTCGCGCTCGGTCACGTGGCGCTCGCAGCGCTCGCGGTGTTCAGTGTCTTCCCGGTGTACTGGATGTTCGCCACCGCGTTCCGCCGACCGGAGGACACGTTGTCCGGCAGCCCGGTCCCGTGGCCGCTGAGTACCGAGAGCTTCCGGTACGTGTTCGACACCATCCCGATGCTGTCGATGCTCCTCAACACCTTCGCGATGGCGTTCGTGGTCGCGGTCAGTCAGCTACTGGTAGCCCTGCTCGCGTCGTACGCGTTCGCACGCTGGGACTTCGTCGGCAAGCGCCTGCTGTTCCTTCTGTTCGTCGGATCCTGGCTGGTGCCGTTCCAGGTCACGATGATCCCGAACTACCTGTTGATCTCGCAGATGGGCCTGCTCGACACCGTGGCCGGCGTGGTGATCCCCAACCTGTGCTCGGCGTTCGGCGTCATGCTGCTGCGCCAGCACATGGAGGCATTCCCGCGTGAGTTGCTCGACGCGAGCGAGATGGACGGGCAGGGTGCGTGGGCGTCGCTCTGGCGTGTGATCGTGCCGAACATGCGACCGGCACTCGCGGCCCTGGGCATCATGCTGTTCATCTCGGCGTGGAACGAGTACCTCTGGCCGTCGCTGATCCTGCGGAACTCCGATGCCCTGGTGCAGATCGGTATCCGCAGCTTCCTCGGCGCGGAGGGCAACAACTGGGGCGCGGTGATGGCCGCCTCCGGCATAGCATGTCTACCGATCTTCCTGATCTACATGTTCCTGCAGCGGCACGTCGTGGACGCCTTCGTGCGATCCGGGTTGAAGTGA